The DNA sequence GGACGTCGACCGCAGCGACGCCCGGTACCGGAGCTGGCTGAAAGAAGCCGTCCGCAAGGTGCAGGCGGACGCCAACCGCTCGGCCGACACGCATCTGCTGCGCTTCCCGCTCCCCGACGACTGGGGCATCGACCTCTACCTCAAGGACGAGTCCACCCACCCGACGGGCAGCCTCAAGCACCGCCTGGCGCGCTCGCTGTTCCTGTACGGCCTGTGCAACGGGTGGATCCGGCCGGGCAAGCCGGTCATCGAGGCGTCCAGCGGCTCCACCGCCGTCTCCGAGGCGTACTTCGCCAAGCTGATCGGCGTTCCCTTCGTCGCCGTCATGCCGCGCACCACCAGCCCCGAGAAGATCCGGCTGATCGAATTCCACGGCGGGCAGTGCCACTTCGTCGACGACCCGCGCGGGATGTACGAGGAGTCCGCGCTGCTGGCCGAGCGCACCGGCGGCCACTACATGGACCAGTTCACCTACGCGGAGCGCGCCACCGACTGGCGCGGCAACAACAACATCGCCGAGTCCGTCTACCAGCAACTGCGCCTGGAGCGTTACCCCGAGCCCGCGTGGATCGTGGCGACCGCGGGCACCGGCGGCACGTCGGCCACCATCGCGCGCTACGTCCACTACATGCAGTACGACACCCGGATCTGCGTCCCCGACCCGGAGAACTCCTGCTTCTTCGACGGCTGGACGCACGGCGACCCGCACGCCGGCAGCGACTGCGGCTCGCGCATCGAGGGCATCGGGCGCCCCCGGATGGAGCCCAGCTTCGTGCCGGGCGCCATCGACCGGATGATGAAGGTCCCCGACGCCGCCAGCATCGCCGCCGTCCGGGCGCTGGAGAAGGCCATCGGGCGCCGCGCGGGCGGATCGACGGGCACCGGGCTGTGGAGCGCGCTGAAGATCGTCGCCGAGATGCTCGGCAAGGGGGAGCGGGGCAGCGTCGTCACCCTGATCTGCGACCCGGGCGACCGCTACCTCGACAAGTACTACTCGGACGCCTGGCTCGCCGGACAGGGGCTGGAGATCCGGCCGTACATCACGGCGATCGAGACGTTCCTCGACACGGGGGAGTGGCCCTGCTGAGAGCGGTGATGCCGGGCCGCTGACCTGAATCGGGCCCGCTGCCGAACTGCCCGGGCTGCCGCCCCGGACCGCCGGGCGGGTGCTATCCGCCCGCCCGGCCGGAGAGCAGCCCGTCGAGCGCGCGGCCGAACACGATCCGCCCCGCGCGCGT is a window from the Streptomyces zhihengii genome containing:
- a CDS encoding PLP-dependent cysteine synthase family protein, translating into MSTSENPVTAPGPHHASAERVREADAGRPVATVDVDRSDARYRSWLKEAVRKVQADANRSADTHLLRFPLPDDWGIDLYLKDESTHPTGSLKHRLARSLFLYGLCNGWIRPGKPVIEASSGSTAVSEAYFAKLIGVPFVAVMPRTTSPEKIRLIEFHGGQCHFVDDPRGMYEESALLAERTGGHYMDQFTYAERATDWRGNNNIAESVYQQLRLERYPEPAWIVATAGTGGTSATIARYVHYMQYDTRICVPDPENSCFFDGWTHGDPHAGSDCGSRIEGIGRPRMEPSFVPGAIDRMMKVPDAASIAAVRALEKAIGRRAGGSTGTGLWSALKIVAEMLGKGERGSVVTLICDPGDRYLDKYYSDAWLAGQGLEIRPYITAIETFLDTGEWPC